CGGCGGATTTCTCCCTGGCGGAAGTACACCCAGGCCAGGGAGTCGATGTAATAGCCGTTGTCGGGTTTGATCCGCAGGGCGTTTTCGATGAGCGTCTCCGCTCGTTCCAGATCCCGGCCCTCGTCGGCCAGGGTATAGCCCAGAAAATTGAGGGCGTCGGCGTGCTCGGGGTCGGCCATGATGACTTTTTCCATCACCGCGAAGGCCAGATCCCGATGTCCCATGCGGTCATGGAGCAGACCCAGACGGTACAGGACAGCCGTGTCTTTTGGCCAGGTACCGGCGGCCTTGAGCAGAGTCTCCAGAGCGGCCTGTGTGTCCCCGGCCCGCTCGTCCAGCTCGGCCAGAAGCAGGGGAAAATCCGGCTGGCCGGGAAATTTTCCGATGGCTTCGCGGCACAGAGTCCGGGCGTCCTGTTCTCTGCCGGTCTGAAACAGCAGATGGACACGGAAGAGAAGGCCGCGTTCGTAGTGCGGGTGTGCGGCGGGAATGGCTTCCAGATAGGTCAGGGCCCCGGCCGGATTCTCGCGGCCTTCGTACTCCAGCAGGGCCAGCTGGAACAGCGCGTCGGCGGGAATGGGCTCCCGGCTGGCCAGGGGCTCCAGGATCTGCGCCGCGTGCTCCGGAAAACCCTGGGAGATGAACAGACCGGCGGCCTCCAGAATCAGATCCAGATCCTCGGGATACTGGCGGACCACGGCCAGAGCCCGGTCCGGATCGTTCAGCTTCAGGTTGATGTCGGCCACCTTGAGCACGATCTGCGGATTGTCGCTTCCGGATTCGAGCAGATGCGAAAAAGCGCGCTCGGCCTCGATGTAGTTCTTCCGCGACTCGTGGGTGAGGCCCAGTTCCACCCAGGCGTCGAAATATTCGGGCTCGGCGGTCACCGCCCGGCGGAGGTGGGCGACGGCCCGGTCCAGCAGGCCCAACCCGGCCAGGGCCTTGCCCAGCAGGAAATGGGTGACGGCCGTGGCCTGGTCTTTGGGGATGGCTGACAGCCGGTCCGCCGCGTCGTCGAAGCGGTGCTGCTCCATGCGGTACGCGGCGGCCTCGTGCAGGATGTCCAGGCGCTGCGGCGCACGCGGATTCCCGGCCAGGTATTCGTCCAGGGTCAGCACCGCGTCGTCGAACCGCTTCTGGGCGGCGTAGGTCTTGGCCAGAAGACCCAGCAGGGAATACGATTCGGGAAAGGCGTCCAGCCCCTGCCTGAGAACGCGGATGGCGTCCGGGAAGCGGGAATTTCTCCAGTACAGATGCCCGAGTTCGGCGTAGAGTTCCGGGGACGGCGCGAGGGAAACGGCTTTCTCCATGGCCTGGGCCGCGGCTTCGGGCTTCTGGTCACGCGCGTACGCCCAGGAGGCCAGGTAGGAATAGATGGCCTGGGCGTCC
Above is a window of Desulfomicrobium orale DSM 12838 DNA encoding:
- a CDS encoding tetratricopeptide repeat protein, coding for MSRIICLFLLAGLCACAGHPAPQHFEGVPIEPPVSDTPDAQAIYSYLASWAYARDQKPEAAAQAMEKAVSLAPSPELYAELGHLYWRNSRFPDAIRVLRQGLDAFPESYSLLGLLAKTYAAQKRFDDAVLTLDEYLAGNPRAPQRLDILHEAAAYRMEQHRFDDAADRLSAIPKDQATAVTHFLLGKALAGLGLLDRAVAHLRRAVTAEPEYFDAWVELGLTHESRKNYIEAERAFSHLLESGSDNPQIVLKVADINLKLNDPDRALAVVRQYPEDLDLILEAAGLFISQGFPEHAAQILEPLASREPIPADALFQLALLEYEGRENPAGALTYLEAIPAAHPHYERGLLFRVHLLFQTGREQDARTLCREAIGKFPGQPDFPLLLAELDERAGDTQAALETLLKAAGTWPKDTAVLYRLGLLHDRMGHRDLAFAVMEKVIMADPEHADALNFLGYTLADEGRDLERAETLIENALRIKPDNGYYIDSLAWVYFRQGEIRRAWQEIKRAVRFVETDPVIWEHYGDIAAALGLPGEAHKGYSRALKLEGDNAPGVRAKLDGLDKK